One segment of Erigeron canadensis isolate Cc75 chromosome 2, C_canadensis_v1, whole genome shotgun sequence DNA contains the following:
- the LOC122589091 gene encoding ras-related protein Rab7-like isoform X1, with protein sequence MCPLHVSTMLMSDRMLLKVLVLGDSGVGKTSLMNQYAYNKFNKQYKATIGADFVTKELHIDDKLVTLQIWDTAGQERFHSLGVSFYRGADCCVLVYDVNIQKTFETLQTWHEEFIKQANPKEPERFPFVLLGNKVDTDGGSCRAVSEKTAREWCASKGNIPYVETSAKENYNVDDAFLCVAKTALASEHEYEDVNEMNFQRISTTISETEQERSCAC encoded by the exons atgtgTCCGCTTCACGTAAGTACAATGTTGATGTCTGATAGGATGTTGCTCAAGGTCCTTGTTCTCGGCGACAGTGG ggTTGGCAAGACATCTTTGATGAATCA ATATGCTTATAACAAGTTCAACAAACAATACAAGGCAACTATTGGTGCTGATTTTGTGACAAAAGAGTTACATATAGACGACAAGCTAGTCACATTGCAA ATTTGGGACACAGCCGGGCAAGAGAGGTTTCATAGTCTTGGAGTTTCGTTTTACAGAGGGGCTGATTGTTGTGTTCTTGTTTATGATGTAAACATTCAAAAGACCTTCGAAACCCTACAAACATGGCACGAAGAGTTTATAAAACAG GCCAATCCAAAAGAACCTGAGCGATTCCCATTCGTATTGTTGGGGAATAAGGTGGACACAGATGGTGGGAGTTGTCGGGCT GTTTCTGAGAAGACGGCAAGAGAATGGTGTGCTTCAAAGGGAAATATACCATACGTTGAGACATCGGCCAAAGAGAACTACAATGTTGACGATGCATTCCTTTGTGTTGCTAAGACTGCTCTTGCAAGTGAACATGaatatgaagatgtaaatgaaAT GAATTTTCAGAGAATTTCAACTACAATTTCTGAAACCGAGCAAGAACGAAGTTGTGCCTGCTGA
- the LOC122589091 gene encoding ras-related protein Rab7-like isoform X2: MCPLHVSTMLMSDRMLLKVLVLGDSGYAYNKFNKQYKATIGADFVTKELHIDDKLVTLQIWDTAGQERFHSLGVSFYRGADCCVLVYDVNIQKTFETLQTWHEEFIKQANPKEPERFPFVLLGNKVDTDGGSCRAVSEKTAREWCASKGNIPYVETSAKENYNVDDAFLCVAKTALASEHEYEDVNEMNFQRISTTISETEQERSCAC, encoded by the exons atgtgTCCGCTTCACGTAAGTACAATGTTGATGTCTGATAGGATGTTGCTCAAGGTCCTTGTTCTCGGCGACAGTGG ATATGCTTATAACAAGTTCAACAAACAATACAAGGCAACTATTGGTGCTGATTTTGTGACAAAAGAGTTACATATAGACGACAAGCTAGTCACATTGCAA ATTTGGGACACAGCCGGGCAAGAGAGGTTTCATAGTCTTGGAGTTTCGTTTTACAGAGGGGCTGATTGTTGTGTTCTTGTTTATGATGTAAACATTCAAAAGACCTTCGAAACCCTACAAACATGGCACGAAGAGTTTATAAAACAG GCCAATCCAAAAGAACCTGAGCGATTCCCATTCGTATTGTTGGGGAATAAGGTGGACACAGATGGTGGGAGTTGTCGGGCT GTTTCTGAGAAGACGGCAAGAGAATGGTGTGCTTCAAAGGGAAATATACCATACGTTGAGACATCGGCCAAAGAGAACTACAATGTTGACGATGCATTCCTTTGTGTTGCTAAGACTGCTCTTGCAAGTGAACATGaatatgaagatgtaaatgaaAT GAATTTTCAGAGAATTTCAACTACAATTTCTGAAACCGAGCAAGAACGAAGTTGTGCCTGCTGA